One stretch of Cottoperca gobio unplaced genomic scaffold, fCotGob3.1 fCotGob3_402arrow_ctg1, whole genome shotgun sequence DNA includes these proteins:
- the arap3 gene encoding arf-GAP with Rho-GAP domain, ANK repeat and PH domain-containing protein 3 isoform X5: MLVVMASLDGSTPVETLLAAVHLERYLDTFRQAGLLLARDFTHLDNDALVSLGVTATGHRKRIKRLVIHIQRTDSQKENQKADLPRDRCQSVTDISSPEQGCCAALLRQSSGSVNFETFRNSSAPNLADMLTNSDSSRPAVKPVPKPRTVFNRRRTAPIHFCTTPDPAPPPPRRLSQESICFTVLEGLTAGDTPGHRLTSDLNEKSTNRRPSQAERRRPSRSLSLSDAGGLLPPVPLRLNRGFPLAIFQGSPPSSSSPVRTEQTLPVNSCPDSLDNSRLSGSSPSGSPRGGGMEMVSNEIYWGTLPGSAAPSGARGYCSQQSPPPTPPRQTPDKNAERNSGSTLSNNSSGSARASTDDPEEEISPYCETVFQTRRNPHICESERRGEDRHAEDHGCQKFSWTKRLSPALHPVDSQGYCTVGEPPLPIRYLSLPTHSFPSDADDDLTISPYASYTSLTERALPIISGWLDKLSPQGGQGSALALVLHLLLSAPPCVSSLLRCCLITFLSSSSCSSSSTRNYVFQKRYVKFDGKNLTYFGSEKDVYPKGVIPLAAIQMARPTKDHKFEIVTSQRIFVFRTDNEVLRRRWVVTLQEHVRDQLVFGRRRFGPGAHCQRHGALELKGTKSKVYAAINTEQIWIYKSEQCFRNGIGITVIEARGATIRDGKHKSFDLISPYKTFSFTAESEREKKDWMEALQEAIAETLSDYEVAEKIWSNRSNRMCADCKALNPDWASINLSVVICKNCAGQHRGLGTMVSKVQSLKLDTSVWSNEIVQLFIMLGNDRANDFWAARLSVWDELDRDASAEQRRDFIRQKYGVGRFRLPHPAFSSHEELLKVLCSAVSEQTLLKTVTRIFSEAESARVADDSNGCQRHLPLLDRCIASDPGVYDEIMQPVLHSGYLYKSGSVHRGTLYRKTREDFQKFWCLVDRSLLFYESDRSAEACMQISVRDIVCLGVSRPDASNNNNGFLDRFRYTFEMYLTSEKLYQFGLETADALHSWTKSIGKAATPLSCHCLLTREFERVGLLRYRAMLDPQQWKEAYFVLQKSNLFICPRNDGAAEDIINLNRLQELSIASETENHEKKDILVLVEKGRTLHLQGVGRTDFSLWYSDIQRAAGGKGNTLREQQLSRNDIPIIVDSCIAFITQYGLGHEGIYRKNGAKSRIKLLMGEFRKDARNVKLRIGDHFIEDVTDVLKRFFREVDDPIFMADLHPLWQDAAKIPQKSPRLDRYKEIIRSLPRVNRTTLAALISHLYRVQKCADLNQMCTKNLSLLFAPSLFQTDGNGEHEVKVVEDLIDNYLYVFDIDEEHQTQIELEISLITTWKDTQLSQAGDLIVEVYLETKTPDCCVTLKVSPTMCAEELTNQVLFMRNVPPGDKDVWMTFESIEDGQLERPLHPKEKVLEQALQWCKMADPSSAYLVVKRVPRGEGINILTCMSKTHTHTLTSYKSDIMKVGLLKSREEPPKLLQGNKFQERTFQIRNLKLLLLKDKKSIKQEKEWCLKSMKIYIGIRRKLKAPSRWGFTVMSDKHQLFLCCSCEAELWDWITSFLKAQVTLSNSQVTLR; encoded by the exons GTACCTGGACACCTTCCGTCAAGCCGGTCTCCTATTGGCTAGAGACTTCACACACCTGGATAACGACGCCCTGGTTAGCCTAGGTGTAACCGCCACAGGACACAGGAAGAGAATCAAACGATTGGTCATTCACATTCAGAGGACAGAcagtcaaaaagaaaatcagaaagcTGATCTCCCACGTGACCGCTGTCAGTCTGTGACGGACATTTCTTCACCGGAGCAAGGTTGCTGCGCTGCACTGCTCCGTCAGTCGTCAGGGTCCGTTAACTTTGAAACGTTCAGGAACAGCTCGGCTCCGAACCTAGCCGACATGCTGACCAACTCCGACAGCAGCAGGCCTGCGGTGAAGCCGGTTCCCAAACCCAGAACCGTCTTCAACCGCCGTCGAACAGCACCCATCCACTTCTGTACAACACCTGACCCTGCACCGCCCCCGCCCAGGAGGCTTTCCCAGGAGTCCATCTGTTTCACTGTGTTGGAGGGTTTGACTGCGGGGGACACGCCTGGCCACaggttgacctctgacctcaatGAGAAGTCGACCAACCGCAGGCCAAGCCaggcggagaggaggaggccCAGTCGCAGCTTATCTCTGTCAGACGCTGGAGGGTTGTTACCCCCCGTTCCCCTGCGGCTGAACCGTGGGTTCCCCCTGGCCATTTTCCAGGGGTCCCCgccatcttcttcttcacctgtACGGACAGAGCAGACACTTCCTGTGAATTCCTGTCCTGATAGTCTTGACAACAGCAGGCTCTCTGGATCCTCACCCTCTGGGTCACCCAGAGGAGGTGGGATGGAGATGGTCTCTAATGAGATCTACTGGGGGACTTTACCTGGTTCTGCTGCCCCCAGTGGAGCGAGAGGTTACTGCAGCCAGCAGTCGCCCCCCCCGACTCCACCCAGACAAACACCTGACAAGAACGCCGAGAGGAACAG TGGCAGCACTTTAAGTAACAACTCTTCAGGATCAGCCAGAG CTTCAACAGACGACCCCGAGGAGGAGATCAGCCCGTACTGTGAAACTGTTTTCCAAACCAGAAGAAATCCACACATCTGTGAG AGTGAAAGGAGGGGGGAGGACAGACACGCAGAGGATCATGG GTGTCAGAAGTTCTCCTGGACGAAGCGTTTGTCTCCGGCTCTCCACCCCGTAGACTCTCAGGGTTACTGCACTGTCGGAGAACCTCCACTCCCCATCCGCTACCTCTCCCTGCCCACCCACAGCTTCCCCTCAGATGCCGACGACGATCTGACCATCTCCCCCTACGCCAGCTACACCTCCCTGACCGAGAGAGCCCTCCCCATCATCAGCGGCTGGCTGGACAAGCTGTCCCCACAGGG gggtcaggggtcagcGCTGGCTCTTGTGCTGCATCTCCTCCTCTCGGCTCCTCCCTGTGTCTCCTCCCTCCTGAGGTGCTGCCTCatcaccttcctctcctcctcctcctgctcttcatcctccactcg gaaCTACGTTTTCCAGAAGCGCTATGTGAAGTTTGATGGCAAAAACCTGACGTACTTCGGCAGTGAGAAG gacGTTTACCCTAAAGGAGTCATCCCATTGGCTGCCATCCAGATGGCCCGTCCAACCAAAGACCACAAGTTTGAAATCGTGACGAGTCAGCGGATCTTTGTTTTCAGGACTGATAATGAAG TGCTGAGGCGGCGCTGGGTCGTCACGCTGCAGGAGCAcgtcagagatcagctggtgTTCGGTCGGCGGCGGTTCGGCCCCGGAGCTCACTGTCAGAGACATGGAGCCCTCGAGCTTAAGGGGACCAAGTCCAAAGTGTACGCCGCCATCAACACGGAGCAGATCTGGATCTACAAGAGTGAACAG TGTTTCCGTAACGGGATCGGCATCACGGTGATCGAAGCTCGAGGAGCGACAATCAGAGACGGAAAACACAAGAGCTTCGACCTCATCAGTCCGTACAAAACCTTCAG CTTCACGGCGGAGTCGGAGCGGGAGAAGAAGGACTGGATGGAGGCGCTGCAGGAGGCCATCGCAGAGACGCTGTCGGACTACGAGGTGGCCGAGAAGATCTGGTCCAACCGGTCCAACAGGATGTGTGCCGACTGCAAGGCCCTGAACCCCGACTGGGCCTCCATCAACCTGAGCGTGGTTATCTGCAAGAACTGTGCAG ggcagCACAGAGGCTTGGGGACGATGGTCTCAAAGGTTCAGAGTCTGAAGCTGGACACCAGCGTGTGGAGCAACGAGATCGTCCAG ctcttCATCATGCTGGGTAACGACCGGGCCAATGATTTCTGGGCGGCCCGTCTGTCGGTGTGGGATGAGTTGGACCGTGACGCCTCCGCTGAGCAGAGGAGAGACTTCATCCGTCAGAAGTACGGAGTGGGACGCTTCCGCCTGCCCCACCCTGCGTTTAGCAGCCATGAAGAGCTGCTCAAG GTCTTGTGCTCGGCCGTCTCTGAACAGACTCTTCTGAAAACTGTCACTCGCATTTTCTCGGAGGCAGAGTCAGCTCGCGTTGCCGACGACTCCAACGGCTGCCAACGACACCTTCCCCTACTGGATCGCTGCATCGCATCAG ACCCCGGCGTGTACGATGAGATCATGCAGCCCGTCCTTCACTCCGGTTACCTCTACAAGTCTGGCTCTGTTCACAGAGGGACGCTGTACAGGAAGACTAGagaag ACTTCCAGAAGTTCTGGTGTTTGGTGGATCGGTCTCTGCTCTTCTACGAGTCGGACCGCTCAGCTGAAGCCTGCATGCAGATCAGCGTCAGAGACATCGTGTGTTTGGGCGTCAGTCGACCCGACgcctccaacaacaacaacggctTCCTCGACAG GTTTCGTTACACCTTCGAGATGTATTTGACTTCGGAGAAACTTTATCAGTTTGGTTTGGAGACGGCCGACGCTCTGCACAGCTGGACCAAATCCATCGGGAAG GCAGCGACACCTCTCAGCTGTCACTGCCTATTGACTCGTGAGTTTGAGCGTGTCGGCCTGCTGCGGTACAGAGCCATGTTGGACCCTCAGCAGTGGAAGGAGGCTTACTTTGTCCTGCAGAAGTCCAACCTCTTCATCTGTCCCCGGAACGACGGAGCGGCGGAGGACATCATCAACTTGAACCGCCTGCAGGAGCTCA GTATCGCCTCCGAGACCGAGAACCACGAGAAGAAGGACATCCTGGTGCTAGTAGAAAAAGGGAG GACTCTCCACTTGCAGGGCGTCGGCCGGACAGATTTTTCTCTGTGGTACTCGGACATCCAGCGAGCGGCCGGCGGTAAAGGAAACACTTTGAGGGAGCAGCAGCTGAGCAGAAACGACATCCCCATCATCGTGGACAGCTGCATCGCCTTCATCACTCAGTATG GTCTGGGCCACGAGGGGATCTACAGGAAGAACGGGGCCAAATCCAGAATCAAACTCTTAATGGGGGAGTTTCGTAAAGACGCCCGCAATGTCAAGCTGCGGATCGGAGACCACTTCATCGAGGATGTGACGGACGTCCTGAAGAGGTTCTTCAGGGAGGTGGACGACCCCATCTTCATGGCAGACCTCCACCCATTGTGGCAGGACGCCGCCA AAATCCCTCAGAAGAGTCCGAGGTTGGACCGTTACAAAGAGATCATCCGGAGTCTTCCTCGAGTTAACAGGACCACTCTGGCTGCTCTCATCAGTCACCTGTACAG AGTCCAGAAGTGCGCCGATCTGAACCAGATGTGCACCAAGAACCTGTCGCTGCTGTTCGCTCCCAGTCTGTTCCAGACTGATGGGAATGGAGAGCACGAGGTGAAGGTCGTGGAGGATCTGATAGACAACTACCTGTACGTCTTTGAT ATCGACGAGGAGCATCAGACTCAGATCGAGCTGGAAATCAGCCTCATCACCACCTGGAAGGACACTCAG ctgtctCAGGCCGGGGACCTGATCGTCGAAGTGTATCTGGAGACGAAGACGCCCGATTGCTGTGTCACCCTCAAG GTGTCTCCCACCATGTGTGCTGAGGAGCTGACCAATCAGGTGCTGTTCATGAGGAACGTCCCGCCAGGGGACAAAGACGTCTGGATGACCTTCGAGTCCATCGAGGACGGACAGCTGG AGCGTCCGTTACACCCCAAAGAGAAAGTCCTAGAGCAGGCTCTGCAGTGGTGCAAGATGGCCGATCCCAGCTCAGCCTACCTGGTGGTGAAGAGAGTTCCTAGAGGAGAAGGCATTAACATCCTCACCTGTATgtccaagacacacacacacaccctcacct CCTATAAGAGTGACATCATGAAGGTCGGTCTGTTGAAGAGTCGTGAGGAACCTCCGAAGCTGCTTCAGGGGAACAAGTTCCAGGAGAGAACGTTCCAGATCAGAAAcctcaaactgctgctgcttaaGGACAAGAAG AGCATCAAACAAGAGAAGGAATGGTGTCTGAAGTCCATGAAGATCTATATTGGCATCCGCAGGAAACTGAAGGCTCCGAGcag ATGGGGATTTACGGTGATGTCAGACAAACACCAGCT GTTTCTGTGTTGTAGCTGTGAGGCTGAACTGTGGGACTGGATCACCAGCTTCCTCAAAGCTCAG gtaactctcagtaactctcaggtaactctcaggtaa